The proteins below are encoded in one region of Silene latifolia isolate original U9 population chromosome 2, ASM4854445v1, whole genome shotgun sequence:
- the LOC141633210 gene encoding uncharacterized protein LOC141633210 — MFAEGSLRHLMQNQSDHCPIIVSTTGFAPIPKVLRPFRFQAAWMCHARFSEFVDSNWSNEQPLFPFIHDFANLLQDWNKNTFHNIFARKRSLERRLLGIQKRLSNRGPNYLFKLELKLKKQLDEVLREEELLWFQKSRMEAICDGDRNTRFFHLSTIIRRKHNRIEGLQDVLGN, encoded by the coding sequence ATGTTTGCGGAAGGATCTTTACGACATCTTATGCAGAACCAGTCGGACCATTGCCCTATAATTGTAAGTACTACTGGTTTTGCGCCCATCCCCAAAGTCCTTAGACCCTTTCGTTTTCAGGCTGCGTGGATGTGTCATGCTCGTTTTTCGGAATTTGTGGATTCTAATTGGTCTAATGAACAGCCACTATTCCCCTTTATCCACGATTTTGCAAACCTACTGCAAGATTGGAATAAGAATACGTTTCACAATATTTTTGCAAGAAAGAGGAGTCTTGAGAGGAGGCTACTTGGCATTCAGAAACGTCTCTCCAATAGAGGACCCAATTATTTATTTAAATTGGAGCTTAAACTAAAAAAGCAGTTGGATGAAGTTCTAAGGGAAGAGGAACTTTTGTGGTTTCAAAAATCCCGTATGGAAGCTATATGCGATGGTGATAGAAACACACGTTTTTTCCATTTGAGCACGATTATCAGGCGAAAGCATAACCGAATTGAAGGACTGCAAGACGTATTAGGAAACTAG
- the LOC141633202 gene encoding uncharacterized protein LOC141633202: MDRLPNHLTRRSALRLMTWNVQGAGSNAFLSMLKELIRINTPHVVALVETHISGAVAQRVCDKINFQGKTRVEATGFSGGIWLFWHPEEVTVTPIIHHPQHVTVEITRAGEVPWYYSAVYASPDATKREELWRELESFARTHDRPWLAMGDFNDTRYIHERNGTSDGMRRRCNKFNAWCENNNWIDLDYSGLDHTWSRGITASTRQWTRLDRAMCNSE; this comes from the coding sequence ATGGATCGTTTACCTAATCATTTAACTCGTCGATCAGCCTTGAGGTTGATGACCTGGAACGTTCAAGGAGCAGGTAGTAATGCCTTTCTTTCTATGCTTAAAGAATTAATTCGAATCAACACACCTCATGTCGTGGCTCTAGTCGAAACTCACATCAGTGGCGCTGTTGCGCAACGCGTATGTGACAAAATCAATTTTCAGGGGAAAACTAGAGTGGAAGCAACGGGTTTTAGTGGCGGGATATGGCTATTCTGGCATCCAGAGGAAGTCACCGTCACCCCTATTATCCATCATCCCCAACATGTTACGGTTGAGATTACCCGTGCAGGGGAAGTACCTTGGTATTATTCGGCAGTGTATGCAAGCCCGGATGCTACTAAAAGAGAAGAGCTATGGCGGGAGCTTGAGTCGTTTGCCCGAACCCACGATAGGCCGTGGTTGGCCATGGGAGATTTCAATGACACTCGGTACATCCATGAACGTAATGGGACTAGTGATGGAATGCGGAGGAGATGTAACAAATTTAATGCTTGGTGCGAGAATAATAACTGGATTGACCTCGACTATTCTGGGCTGGACCATACATGGTCGCGAGGGATTACTGCTTCTACTCGCCAATGGACCAGGTTAGATCGGGCCATGTGTAATTCAGAATGA